The Streptomyces noursei ATCC 11455 sequence CCCTGGAGCCACCATTCGAGGAGTTCACGAGAACCGTTGATGAGCGGGACCAGGCGCTCCTTCTTCTGACCGCGGCTGCCCTTGCCGCGCAGCAGCACCTTGCCGAAGGTGCCCAGGTCCCAGCGGATGTCGTGGACTTCGAGCAGGCACAGTTCCGAGACACGCGGGCCAATGAGGCTGGCCAGGCGGCATGCGGTGTAGTTACGGACACTCGGCGCGTACTTCCGAGCCGAGTGTAGATCGTCGCGCCATCCGGCGAAGAGCCGATCGATGTCCGCGGCCGGCGGCGGGATCCGCACCCGCATGTTGGTCTTGCCTCGTGGGCGGTTGATCTCATCGACCGGGCACTGCACCAGCACGCCGGTCGCCGCGTGGATATCGGCCTGATGCCGCACCTCCAGGAACTCGAAGTACGTCGCCAGGGACTGCCTTGCGGACCTTCGTCAGCGTGGCCAGCCGTCGCTGGTCCTCACCGAAGAACCGGTCGAGGTCAGTCGGGATCAGCTCCCAGAGCGGGCGGCCGCACCAGCCGCGCACCTCCATCAGCGCATTCACGTCTCCGGAGATCGTCTCGTCGGCGACCCCGGCCGCCGCCCGGGCAAGCACGAACTCAGACAGCAGGTCCTGCTCAAAGTCCGCGATGTCCTGCGGCGACTCCAGCAGCGGTCGAGATCGGATTGGTGCAACGACAGCGAGCGACATCCCGCCCCCTCAACTTCGCTATACCCAGCGGAATCTCAGGCTGCCGGATAGAAGCTCATGAATTCTGAGACTTCCTCGCTGTTCACCCTTGAGGGTGGCACAGGGCCGTCGACGCACTCCGCAGGACCGGGGGGCACCGCCCGCGGGGAGCGGGGCGATGGGGAACTCAGGCGCACATTCACAACGAGCACCTCGTCCGCGAGCCGGATCTTCGCCCGGTGCAGATCGTCCAGTCGAGCCTTGCCTGCCTCGGCCTCGGCCGGTCGACCCACAGCGGGTGCGGGGTCTTCATGTCGCGGCAGGGCTTGACGACGATGTTGCCAGCCCAGGTCAGTTCACGGTCGGCGTCCGCCATGTCCTGCATGAAGCGGGTGCTGCCGCAGATGGCCACGACGTGCGGGATGTTGAGGCACTGCTTGGCGTCGGTGAGCTTCCCTTTGGTGGCGAGCAGTTGGGAGTAGGACACGGTGATCGGTCTCCTTGGTCTGGGCCCGCCGCGGGTGACGGCGGGCTGCGGTTAGTGGAAGATGACGACCATGGCGTCACCGGACACGCCCTCATCCTCCTCGGGATGCCGGGCGTCGTAGTGGTCGTTGCAGGCGCGGCAGGCGAAGCCGGAGGCGGCGGGGTTGGAGTTCATGTACAGGTGGTGGCCGCAGAAGTAGCCGCCACATCCGTGCTCGTCGCCGCCGGGCGTCTCGCCGCAGAGGTGCGCGAGGCCACGGTCGATCTGCTTGTTGCAGCCGGGAAAGCGATGTGCATTGCTGCTTCTTGGTGATGTTGCTTGGCCACGGATTGCGGCGGGACGGGGGTTAGTTGGCGTGGTCGCCGCGGGCGTAGGCACGTGCGGCAGCGAGGACTTCGTCTCCGCGGCCGGCTGCGATGGCGCGGAGCGGGTTGTCGTCGCTGAGGTGCGGGTTCATGCCGATCAGCCACGAGCGGGCCACATGCCGGCCGTGCACATGCGCGATGACGCCGAATGCCTCACGGGCCGCACGGTGGTTCTTCGGCGTCCGTAGGCGGGCCGTGAGGCGCGGGCCGAAGGTCGTGGTGAGGAA is a genomic window containing:
- a CDS encoding tyrosine-type recombinase/integrase → MRHQADIHAATGVLVQCPVDEINRPRGKTNMRVRIPPPAADIDRLFAGWRDDLHSARKYAPSVRNYTACRLASLIGPRVSELCLLEVHDIRWDLGTFGKVLLRGKGSRGQKKERLVPLINGSRELLEWWLQGPRWEFDGHLDEPGAPLFPSERRDPGGRCKRVSTSAIRGAMAEAAERHLPRWSGRATPHALRHSAASDLYAQGINVVAIQELLGHRWINTTMIYVNPRELHQAGEKPQVAWSRREAEGLRSLYELAA